The Aliivibrio salmonicida LFI1238 genome contains the following window.
AAAAAGCACCATGAGATCCTAAACTTGCTCCAAAGGTGGCTTCTTTTTGCTTGATGCTGGTTTGATATTCCCAATACTTTTTCTCACCTTCTGAGCTTGGGTCTAATAGTTTGTATGTTGGATTAACGACCCCTACGGTATGATCTTCAAAGTGGGCGGCGGCAATAAGCAGTGCATCGTATGAGATAAGCGCAGAAACATCACTCAACGCCACAAGATCGCTTTTGCATTGTGGAATAACATCATTAAGTAGCATTACCTTTCCTCTGTTTTCTTTAAAGGCAAAGACTTCAATGTGAATGTCGGAGCAAATGGCTTCTTGTAAGGTGTTGTAGGCAATATTTACGGTATCGTCGGTACACCCATCACAAGCAATGATGATAGTGAGTTTATTTGACGGGTAATCTAAGCACGTCAAATTGCGAATCTTATCTGCTATCCATAATTCTTCATTATAAGCAGGCAAGATAATCGTAATACTTGGTAAATATCGATCTTTTTTTGATGATACAAAATGACGATGGTTTGTTTTTGTTGCTTTTTGAGGATGATATTTAGCAAACAAAGTTAAAATAATTGGATACAAAGCATGGTGGTAAATGACCATGAAAATACTGACAGAGGTTACTGCAATAATGAAATTATTCATATCGTTACTCCTTGAAAGTAAAGGTTTTCATACGCTGTTGCCATACTGCCTGCATGATTGTTTTTTAGTATGAAATCACGAGGAGAGCCGGTTTCTTTTTGATAAGCGAGCGCCTGTATTCCTTGCGCTAAGGTAATGGCATCATTATTGGCGACTAATAAACTGTACGTTGGGCACAAGGTTTCACTCACACCACCGACATCATTGGCAATACAAGGAACACCGCATGATTGAGCCTCTAAGGTTGAAAGTGGAAAGCCTTCGTTGTTTGATGGCAAGCAAAATACATCAAGTGCTTGATAAAACGTCGGCATATGGTCGATATGCCCAAGAAAGTGCACTCGTTTCTCAAGATGATATTCGGCAACAAGTCGTTGCAGGTATTCTTTTTCTGACCCCGACCCTGCCAATAACAAATGATATTTTGAATCAAGAAAGCGAAACGCTTCGATCAGTTTGTCTTGGCCTTTTACCATTTCAAGCCGTGCGGCATTACCAATAATAATGCTTTCTTCTGGTAAGTTTAGACGCAAGGTTTGATGCGCATTTTGTCGATGACCTGATTGAAACTTCGACGTATCGATGCCATTTTTAATGGTGTAAATAGGGTACTTATTAAAAATTAGGGACAATGTTTTTTTCACAAAATGTGCATCAGCAACGAGTTTTGGTTCTGAAATAGAAAGAGCAAGACGTTGTAAATAACGATGCTTTTTATTATTAAGGTGCCATGCATCATGTTCAGTATGAATATGTTCGGCTTTGCCATACCATTTTACGGCACAGCCAGCGTATAAGAGTGGGCCGATATGGTGTGAATGCACGATATTTGCTTGATGCTCTTTGAATATTGAAATCAATTTCTTAATGGTACTTGTTTGAAAACCACTGGGTTTATCAAGAAAAATAAGCTGTTCTTGATAGTGTGACAGTCGTGGCCAACGTTGAATAGACTCTGTGAGTGTGCCTTCTAAACTGACTAATACGATTTTATGCTCGGGATTGGTAAAAGCCAACATATCTAGCACCATAGTTTCTAGGCCGCCAGGGGAAAGATGTTGAACAACATGAATGATAGTTTTCATAGCGCACTCCTTTTGTGTCTAACCTAGATATTGCAGAGTTTGTGCCAGTTATTAAATTCTTATTATTCAGGTGGTTATAATTCCATGTTTTGTTTTTCTCAAAATGAGAATGAATTTGAAAGTACGATTAACTAGAAAATGGAGAT
Protein-coding sequences here:
- a CDS encoding glycosyltransferase family 2 protein; this encodes MNNFIIAVTSVSIFMVIYHHALYPIILTLFAKYHPQKATKTNHRHFVSSKKDRYLPSITIILPAYNEELWIADKIRNLTCLDYPSNKLTIIIACDGCTDDTVNIAYNTLQEAICSDIHIEVFAFKENRGKVMLLNDVIPQCKSDLVALSDVSALISYDALLIAAAHFEDHTVGVVNPTYKLLDPSSEGEKKYWEYQTSIKQKEATFGASLGSHGAFYLFRTDLFTPLSEDTINDDFILPMKIVEKGYKAIYEPKIYALELEHALQEEDFSRRLRISAGNLQQLLRLFPLFNPKYKGIAFTFISGKGLRITMPYFMIMAYIGSVFLIHNPIFMAAFIAQTLGYSLGIVSLSFPSLFSHKYCQTVAYLVAGHAANLIGGLTYVFNKQRGPWSRVHK
- a CDS encoding glycosyltransferase, with the protein product MKTIIHVVQHLSPGGLETMVLDMLAFTNPEHKIVLVSLEGTLTESIQRWPRLSHYQEQLIFLDKPSGFQTSTIKKLISIFKEHQANIVHSHHIGPLLYAGCAVKWYGKAEHIHTEHDAWHLNNKKHRYLQRLALSISEPKLVADAHFVKKTLSLIFNKYPIYTIKNGIDTSKFQSGHRQNAHQTLRLNLPEESIIIGNAARLEMVKGQDKLIEAFRFLDSKYHLLLAGSGSEKEYLQRLVAEYHLEKRVHFLGHIDHMPTFYQALDVFCLPSNNEGFPLSTLEAQSCGVPCIANDVGGVSETLCPTYSLLVANNDAITLAQGIQALAYQKETGSPRDFILKNNHAGSMATAYENLYFQGVTI